One Streptomyces sp. R28 DNA window includes the following coding sequences:
- a CDS encoding vitamin K epoxide reductase family protein, with protein sequence MSKTTVKDVSTEPEPERAAAVPQSAGGSRAFALMLVITGAAGLLAAWVITIDKFKLLEAKVEGKTFTPGCSLNPVVSCGSVMESKQAAAFGFPNPMLGLVAYGIVICVGMSLLGRARFPRWYWLTFNAGTLFGVGFCAWLMFQSLYRINALCLWCSLAWVATIIMFWYVTSFNIRSGFLPAPNWLKSFFGEFTWVMPVLHIGIIGMLILTRWWDFWTS encoded by the coding sequence ATGAGCAAGACGACAGTCAAAGACGTCTCCACCGAGCCCGAGCCGGAGCGTGCCGCGGCGGTGCCGCAGTCGGCGGGCGGCAGTCGTGCGTTCGCCCTGATGCTGGTGATCACCGGCGCGGCGGGACTGCTTGCCGCGTGGGTCATCACGATCGACAAGTTCAAGCTGCTCGAGGCCAAGGTCGAGGGCAAGACGTTCACCCCTGGCTGCAGCCTGAACCCCGTCGTCTCCTGCGGCAGCGTCATGGAGAGCAAGCAGGCCGCCGCCTTCGGGTTCCCCAACCCGATGCTCGGCCTGGTCGCCTACGGCATCGTCATCTGCGTCGGTATGAGCCTGCTGGGCCGCGCCCGCTTCCCGCGCTGGTACTGGCTCACCTTCAACGCCGGCACGCTCTTCGGCGTGGGCTTCTGCGCCTGGCTGATGTTCCAGTCGCTGTACCGGATCAACGCGCTGTGCCTGTGGTGCTCGCTGGCCTGGGTCGCGACGATCATCATGTTCTGGTACGTGACGTCGTTCAACATCCGAAGCGGCTTCCTGCCCGCGCCGAACTGGCTGAAGAGCTTCTTCGGCGAGTTCACCTGGGTCATGCCCGTGCTGCACATCGGAATCATCGGCATGCTGATCCTGACCCGCTGGTGGGACTTCTGGACCAGCTGA
- the hisS gene encoding histidine--tRNA ligase, whose translation MSTFKAPKGTYDLIPPDSATYLAVREAIAAPLRNSGYGYIETPGFESVELFARGVGESTDIVTKEMYAFETKGGDKLALRPEGTASVLRAALEANLHKAGNLPVKLWYSGSYYRYERPQKGRYRHFSQVGAEAIGAEDPALDAELIILADQAYRSLGLSNFRILLNSLGDKECRPVYRAALQDFLRGLDLDEDTLRRAEINPLRVLDDKRESVQKQLTGAPLLRDYLCDACKAYHEEVRELITAAGVSFEDDPKLVRGLDYYTRTTFEFVHDGLGSQSAVGGGGRYDGLSEMIGGPALPSVGWALGVDRTVLALEAEGVELQLPSSTSVFAVPLGEEARRILFAKVTELRKVGIAADFSYGDKGLKGAMKNANRSGARYTIVAGERDLAEGVVQLKDMESGEQTAIGVNEIVAELEARLG comes from the coding sequence GTGAGCACCTTCAAAGCCCCCAAGGGCACGTACGACCTGATCCCGCCGGACTCCGCCACGTACCTGGCCGTCCGTGAGGCGATCGCGGCTCCGCTGCGCAACTCCGGCTACGGCTACATCGAGACGCCCGGCTTCGAGAGCGTCGAGCTGTTCGCGCGCGGTGTCGGCGAGTCCACCGACATCGTCACCAAGGAGATGTACGCCTTCGAGACCAAGGGCGGCGACAAGCTGGCCCTGCGTCCCGAGGGCACGGCATCGGTCCTGCGCGCGGCCCTGGAGGCCAACCTGCACAAGGCGGGCAACCTCCCGGTCAAGCTCTGGTATTCGGGCTCCTACTATCGCTACGAGCGTCCCCAGAAGGGCCGTTACAGGCACTTCTCCCAGGTCGGCGCCGAGGCGATCGGCGCCGAGGACCCGGCGCTGGACGCCGAGCTGATCATCCTGGCCGACCAGGCCTACCGCTCGCTCGGCCTCAGCAACTTCCGGATCCTGCTCAACAGCCTGGGCGACAAGGAGTGCCGCCCGGTGTACCGAGCGGCGCTGCAGGACTTCCTGCGCGGCCTGGACCTGGACGAGGACACCCTGCGCCGCGCGGAGATCAACCCGCTGCGCGTCCTCGACGACAAGCGTGAGTCGGTCCAGAAGCAGCTGACCGGTGCCCCGCTCCTGCGCGACTACCTCTGCGACGCCTGCAAGGCGTACCACGAGGAGGTCCGCGAACTGATCACCGCCGCGGGCGTCTCCTTCGAGGACGACCCGAAGCTGGTGCGCGGCCTGGACTACTACACGCGTACGACCTTCGAGTTCGTCCACGACGGTCTGGGCTCCCAGTCCGCGGTGGGCGGCGGCGGCCGCTACGACGGCCTGTCCGAGATGATCGGCGGCCCCGCGCTGCCGTCCGTCGGCTGGGCCCTGGGCGTCGACCGCACGGTGCTCGCCCTGGAGGCCGAGGGCGTGGAGCTCCAACTCCCGTCGTCCACCAGCGTGTTCGCGGTGCCGCTCGGCGAGGAGGCGCGCCGCATCCTGTTCGCCAAGGTCACCGAGCTGCGCAAGGTCGGCATCGCGGCGGACTTCTCCTACGGCGACAAGGGCCTCAAGGGCGCGATGAAGAACGCCAACCGCAGCGGCGCCCGCTACACGATCGTCGCCGGCGAACGCGACCTCGCCGAGGGTGTCGTACAGCTCAAGGACATGGAGTCCGGTGAGCAGACGGCGATCGGCGTCAACGAGATCGTCGCGGAGTTGGAAGCCCGACTGGGCTGA
- a CDS encoding MBL fold metallo-hydrolase, whose translation MLIAGFPAGAWGTNCYLVAPAAGEECVIIDPGHEAAPGVEEALKKHRLKPVAVVLTHGHLDHVASVVPVCGAHDVPAWIHPEDRYMMSDPEKALGRSIGMQLMGELTIGEPDDVKELTDGAKLELAGLELTVAHAPGHTRGSVTFGLPEAADIPPVFFSGDLLFAGSIGRTDLPGGDMAEMLESLARVCLPLDDSTVVLSGHGPQTTIGQERATNPYLRQVAAGRQDRGAAEAPRRGM comes from the coding sequence GTGCTCATTGCCGGGTTCCCCGCCGGGGCCTGGGGGACGAACTGTTATCTCGTCGCCCCCGCCGCCGGTGAGGAGTGCGTGATCATCGACCCGGGCCACGAAGCGGCCCCCGGAGTCGAGGAAGCACTGAAGAAGCATCGGCTCAAGCCCGTCGCCGTCGTCCTCACCCACGGCCACCTCGATCACGTGGCCTCGGTCGTCCCGGTGTGCGGCGCACACGACGTACCGGCCTGGATCCACCCCGAGGACCGGTACATGATGAGCGACCCCGAGAAGGCGCTCGGCCGCTCCATCGGCATGCAGCTGATGGGCGAGCTGACCATCGGGGAGCCGGACGACGTCAAGGAGCTGACCGACGGCGCCAAGCTGGAGTTGGCCGGCCTGGAGCTGACCGTCGCGCACGCGCCGGGCCATACCAGGGGGTCGGTGACCTTCGGCCTGCCCGAGGCGGCGGACATCCCGCCGGTCTTCTTCTCGGGCGACCTGCTGTTCGCCGGCTCCATCGGACGCACCGACCTGCCCGGCGGTGACATGGCCGAGATGCTCGAATCGCTGGCCCGCGTGTGCCTGCCGCTCGACGACTCGACCGTGGTGCTGTCCGGCCACGGCCCCCAGACGACCATCGGCCAGGAGCGCGCCACCAACCCGTATCTGCGGCAAGTGGCCGCGGGCCGCCAAGATCGCGGCGCCGCAGAGGCTCCCCGACGAGGAATGTGA